The Primulina eburnea isolate SZY01 chromosome 6, ASM2296580v1, whole genome shotgun sequence genome contains a region encoding:
- the LOC140835094 gene encoding fatty acyl-CoA reductase 2, chloroplastic-like, with amino-acid sequence MSRIQSQFFCCPNKFPTINHEKIKLSFLCSTSNKKYYTTRDNNLKIKAFDIPCRILRHPLESELPLMEEYGKNLGGVGIDKFFQGKNIFITGATGLVGKVLVEKILRSTPVGKIYALVKAKNKEAALDRLTKEIINSELFKCLQEQHGKSYVSFVRDKLIPIVGDITKPNLGMDDDSANAITNEVNVIIQSAASTTLNDRYDLLIDLNANAPQRLMRFAKSCKNLHLFVHLSTAYVNGRREGMILEKPLTMGENVRNKEDDQNENGPCSFPRLDLGDESWLSRRLCTNSSDQDLIIDATKYLKKLGQERSEFYGWYNAYHMTKAMGEMAIHEIKGEVPVLIIRPSVIESCYQGPFPGWIQGNRMYDPVILSFGKGQLPAYLADPQVSMDIIPVDMVANTIVAAIAKHGLLAKPGLNVYHVASAARNPLPFCDFFDMIYEYFASTPLPNSKRESYVIKKMNYFDNFNDFSEHTRREIWERYRSTNSAVGTDEKVVIKQCKAKVAYAEQLCKMYEFVGFIKGRFHTGNTQRLLQEMSEEELISFEIDVTKIDWTKYFQEIHIPGLRKYVLDHKNICP; translated from the exons ATGTCACGAATCCAGAGCCAGTTCTTTTGCTGTCCAAACAAATTTCCTACCATAAACCATGAAAAAATCAAGCTTTCTTTTTTATGTAGTACTAGCAACAAAAAATATTACACGACACGAgacaataatttgaaaataaaagcCTTCGATATACCATGTCGAATCCTCCGCCACCCTCTCGAATCGGAGCTTCCATTGATGGAAGAGTACGGCAAGAACCTGGGCGGAGTAGGGATCGATAAGTTTTTCCAAGGGAAAAACATATTTATCACCGGTGCGACGGGTCTCGTTGGAAAAG TTCTGGTGGAGAAGATATTAAGATCAACACCAGTGGGAAAGATTTATGCATTGGTCAAGGCAAAGAATAAGGAAGCTGCATTAGACAGATTGACAAAAGAG ATTATAAACTCCGAGCTATTCAAATGTCTGCAAGAACAACATGGGAAATCATATGTTTCGTTTGTAAGGGACAAGTTGATTCCCATCGTCGGAGATATCACCAAACCCAACCTCGGAATGGACGATGATTCCGCAAATGCGATTACAAATGAAGTAAATGTGATTATACAATCTGCAGCTAGCACAACTCTGAATGACAG gtaTGACTTGTTAATTGATCTGAATGCCAATGCACCTCAAAGATTGATGAGGTTTGCCAAATCATGCAAGAATCTCCACCTTTTTGTCCATTTATCCACTG CATATGTCAACGGAAGAAGGGAGGGGATGATCTTGGAAAAGCCATTGACAATGGGAGAAAATGTGAGAAATAAGGAGGATGATCAGAATGAGAATGGTCCGTGTTCGTTTCCTCGGTTAGATTTAGGCGACGAGTCATGGCTGTCGAGGAGATTGTGCACCAATTCCTCTGATCAAGATCTAATTATCGATGCTACCAAATATTTGAAGAAGTTGGGACAAGAAAG ATCAGAATTTTACGGATGGTATAATGCTTATCATATGACAAAAGCCATGGGGGAGATGGCTATCCATGAAATCAAAGGAGAGGTACCTGTGCTCATTATTAGACCATCTGTTATTGAAAGTTGTTACCAAGGTCCTTTTCCTGGATGGATACAAGGAAATAG GATGTATGATCCCGTGATCCTTTCTTTTGGAAAAGGCCAACTTCCAGCTTATTTGGCTGATCCCCAAGTTAGCATGGACATT ATACCGGTGGATATGGTGGCGAATACCATCGTTGCAGCTATTGCAAAGCATGGGCTTTTAGCAAAACCGGGACTGAATGTGTACCATGTGGCATCCGCTGCTAGAAACCCGTTGCCATTTTGCGACTTTTTCGACATGATTTACGAATACTTTGCTTCGACACCGCTACCGAATTCGAAACGTGAGAGCTATGTGATCAAGAAAATGAACTATTTCGACAATTTCAATGACTTCTCCGAACACACCCGACGCGAAATATGGGAGCGTTACAGGTCGACAAACAGTGCGGTTGGGACCGATGAAAAAGTAGTTATAAAACAATGCAAAGCGAAGGTTGCATATGCCGAGCAACTTTGCAAGATGTATGAATTTGTAGGATTCATTAAAGGAAG GTTCCATACGGGAAATACTCAGAGATTATTACAAGAAATGTCCGAAGAAGAGCTAATAAGCTTTGAAATAGATGTGACAAAAATAGATTGGACAAAGTATTTTCAAGAAATTCACATTCCCGGTTTGAGAAAATATGTACTTGATCACAAAAATATATGTCCATAA
- the LOC140835093 gene encoding 6,7-dimethyl-8-ribityllumazine synthase, chloroplastic-like isoform X2 — protein sequence MASFGYLLPPTSRINFTDLQKSLAICSPYCCNYNKLTSFTAAPAAYSLRLGFEFPIEKPRKKDYILHTLAVRQLTGSLTSAEGLRFAIVVARFNEIVTKPLLEGALKTFGQYSVKEEDIDVVWVPGSFEIGVVAEKLGKSQKYQAIVCIGAVIRGDTSHYDAVANSTASGVLSAGLNSGVPCIFGVLTCESMEQALNRAGGKSGNKGAEAALTAVSLPQN from the exons ATGGCATCGTTTGGTTATCTTCTCCCACCTACTTCTCGCATCAATTTCACAGATCTTCAGAAATCTCTCGCCATTTGTTCCCCATACTGCTGCAACTATAATAAGCTCACAAGTTTTACTGCTGCGCCTGCTGCTTATTCCCTTCGCCTAG GTTTTGAATTCCCTATTGAGAAGCCGAGGAAGAAAGATTATATTTTGCATACATTGGCTGTTCGGCAGTTGACTGGATCACTTACCTCTGCCGAGGGTCTCCGTTTTGCTATC GTGGTGGCGCGGTTCAACGAGATCGTCACCAAGCCTCTTTTAGAGGGAGCCTTGAAAACTTTTGGGCAATATTCGGTTAAAGAAGAAGATATTGAT GTTGTTTGGGTTCCTGGTAGTTTTGAAATTGGCGTGGTTGCTGAGAAACTTGGAAAATCACAAAAATACCAAGCAATCGTGTGTATTGGAGCTGTG ATTAGAGGTGATACCTCCCACTATGACGCTGTGGCTAATTCTACTGCTTCTGGAGTATTATCAGCTGGTCTAAATTCAG GCGTGCCTTGCATATTTGGTGTTTTGACGTGTGAGAGCATGGAGCAG GCATTAAACCGAGCCGGTGGTAAGTCGGGAAATAAAGGTGCTGAAGCAGCTTTAACAGCTGTAAGTTTACCACAAA ATTGA
- the LOC140835093 gene encoding 6,7-dimethyl-8-ribityllumazine synthase, chloroplastic-like isoform X1, giving the protein MASFGYLLPPTSRINFTDLQKSLAICSPYCCNYNKLTSFTAAPAAYSLRLGFEFPIEKPRKKDYILHTLAVRQLTGSLTSAEGLRFAIVVARFNEIVTKPLLEGALKTFGQYSVKEEDIDVVWVPGSFEIGVVAEKLGKSQKYQAIVCIGAVIRGDTSHYDAVANSTASGVLSAGLNSGVPCIFGVLTCESMEQALNRAGGKSGNKGAEAALTAIEMASLFEHHLKF; this is encoded by the exons ATGGCATCGTTTGGTTATCTTCTCCCACCTACTTCTCGCATCAATTTCACAGATCTTCAGAAATCTCTCGCCATTTGTTCCCCATACTGCTGCAACTATAATAAGCTCACAAGTTTTACTGCTGCGCCTGCTGCTTATTCCCTTCGCCTAG GTTTTGAATTCCCTATTGAGAAGCCGAGGAAGAAAGATTATATTTTGCATACATTGGCTGTTCGGCAGTTGACTGGATCACTTACCTCTGCCGAGGGTCTCCGTTTTGCTATC GTGGTGGCGCGGTTCAACGAGATCGTCACCAAGCCTCTTTTAGAGGGAGCCTTGAAAACTTTTGGGCAATATTCGGTTAAAGAAGAAGATATTGAT GTTGTTTGGGTTCCTGGTAGTTTTGAAATTGGCGTGGTTGCTGAGAAACTTGGAAAATCACAAAAATACCAAGCAATCGTGTGTATTGGAGCTGTG ATTAGAGGTGATACCTCCCACTATGACGCTGTGGCTAATTCTACTGCTTCTGGAGTATTATCAGCTGGTCTAAATTCAG GCGTGCCTTGCATATTTGGTGTTTTGACGTGTGAGAGCATGGAGCAG GCATTAAACCGAGCCGGTGGTAAGTCGGGAAATAAAGGTGCTGAAGCAGCTTTAACAGCT ATTGAGATGGCATCTTTATTCGAGCATCATCTCAAATTTTGA
- the LOC140835552 gene encoding dynamin-related protein 4C-like — protein sequence MAGGIRRNVFKNKTTSFYPVGEEISSPENHKTTVEDLSLISVSTEECNAVPVGSAPIVSSYNDRIRPLLDAIDRLRHLNIMQEGIQLPTIVVVGDQSSGKSSVLESLAGISLPRGQGICTRVPLIMRLENHLNHQPEIYLEFDGRVVPTDEENISHAITAATDEIAGHGKGISNTPLTLIVKKNGVPDLTMVDLPGITRVPVHGQPEDIYEQISKIIMEFIAPEESVILNVLSASVDFTTCESIRMSQKVDKNGERTLAVVTKADKAPEGLLEKVTADDVNIGLGYVCVRNRIGDESYDEARDKEAELFETHPLLSNISEGMVGIPVLAQKLVQIQASIIVKCLPDIVRKINNKLSTNMEEINKLPKNLASLAEAMTAFMHVLSCAKESLRKIIIRGEFDEYPDVLEMHCTARLAEMLNQYSELLKSNSKENDLKFSFLLDEIRVLQEAKAIGLPNFLPRSAFLTQLQKKVKMISYTPFEFVDKVWNYIENIVVRNLMQHSDNYPQLLSSIRRSAQNLVSKKKKVSIDWVNDIVEMEKLTDYTSNPEYVATWSKLMSHQEKLMEIVRDHSKPSEMHIDGLGEVDVAHLRSNVDIVQEAFDLKMRMTAYWKIVLMRMVDCMALHLLFSLQNLVNKDMETEVINELIGPQGNALQRMLYESPAVAEKRSRLENSIKLLNDSKDVVGNLMDRISGNYD from the coding sequence ATGGCAGGTGGGATTCGACGTAATGTTTTCAAGAACAAGACAACCTCATTCTACCCTGTAGGGGAGGAAATCTCCTCACCAGAAAATCATAAAACTACTGTTGAGGATCTTTCTTTGATCTCAGTTTCCACTGAAGAATGCAATGCGGTCCCTGTCGGATCCGCTCCGATTGTTTCTTCCTACAATGATCGAATTCGGCCTCTCCTCGATGCTATTGACAGGCTGCGGCACCTCAATATCATGCAAGAAGGCATCCAGCTACCCACTATTGTGGTTGTTGGGGACCAGTCTTCTGGCAAGTCCAGTGTTCTGGAGTCCCTTGCCGGCATCAGCCTCCCGAGAGGCCAAGGGATTTGCACAAGGGTTCCTCTTATAATGAGGCTGGAGAATCATCTCAATCATCAACCCGAGATTTACTTGGAGTTTGATGGAAGAGTGGTTCCTACGGATGAAGAAAACATATCTCATGCTATTACGGCTGCTACCGATGAGATTGCGGGACATGGCAAAGGGATTTCCAATACTCCCTTGACTTTGATCGTCAAGAAGAACGGGGTCCCAGATCTGACAATGGTTGATTTGCCTGGCATAACTCGTGTGCCGGTTCATGGCCAGCCCGAAGATATTTATGAGCAAATTTCCAAGATAATCATGGAGTTCATTGCACCAGAAGAGAGCGTGATTTTGAATGTACTATCAGCCAGCGTGGATTTTACAACCTGTGAGTCCATAAGGATGTCTCAAAAAGTGGACAAGAACGGAGAGAGGACTCTGGCTGTAGTCACCAAAGCTGACAAAGCTCCTGAAGGATTGCTGGAGAAGGTTACTGCTGACGATGTTAATATTGGACTCGGTTATGTTTGCGTAAGGAATCGTATTGGAGACGAGTCTTACGATGAGGCCCGAGACAAAGAAGCCGAGCTTTTCGAGACTCACCCCCTTCTCTCCAACATAAGCGAAGGAATGGTCGGAATTCCTGTTTTAGCCCAAAAACTTGTTCAAATTCAGGCATCCATCATTGTGAAATGTTTGCCGGATATCGTCCGGAAGATCAATAACAAGCTGTCCACTAACATGGAGGAGATTAACAAGTTGCCAAAAAATTTGGCATCCCTTGCAGAAGCTATGACAGCGTTCATGCATGTTCTTAGCTGTGCTAAAGAATCTCTGCGAAAGATTATAATAAGAGGGGAATTTGATGAATATCCCGATGTGCTGGAGATGCATTGTACAGCCAGACTGGCTGAAATGTTAAATCAGTACTCGGAGCTGCTTAAATCCAACTCTAAAGAAAATGATCTTAAATTCAGTTTTTTGCTAGATGAGATTAGGGTACTGCAGGAAGCCAAAGCCATCGGGCTTCCAAATTTCCTACCTAGATCCGCATTCCTCACTCAGCTCCAGAAAAAGGTGAAGATGATTTCTTACACACCCTTTGAATTTGTTGACAAGGTATGGAACTATATCGAAAATATAGTGGTCAGAAATTTGATGCAACATTCTGATAATTACCCACAACTTTTGTCCTCCATAAGAAGATCAGCACAGAATCTGGTTTCGAAGAAGAAGAAAGTGTCCATTGACTGGGTGAATGATATTGTAGAAATGGAAAAGCTGACTGACTATACAAGCAATCCGGAATATGTCGCTACTTGGAGTAAACTAATGTCCCATCAAGAGAAGCTGATGGAAATCGTGAGAGATCACTCGAAGCCGTCGGAAATGCATATCGATGGTTTGGGCGAGGTTGATGTCGCTCACCTGCGGAGCAACGTGGATATTGTTCAAGAAGCATTCGATTTGAAAATGAGGATGACCGCATATTGGAAAATCGTTCTGATGAGAATGGTGGATTGTATGGCTCTGCATTTGCTGTTCAGCTTACAAAATCTTGTGAACAAGGATATGGAAACAGAGGTAATCAATGAGCTTATAGGACCCCAAGGTAATGCATTGCAGCGGATGCTCTACGAGTCGCCTGCCGTGGCGGAGAAACGTTCGAGGTTGGAGAATAGCATTAAGCTGCTCAATGACTCTAAGGATGTTGTTGGAAATCTCATGGATCGAATCTCTGGTAATTACGACTAG
- the LOC140835098 gene encoding 2-alkenal reductase (NADP(+)-dependent)-like — protein sequence MADEVGNKQIILKHYIKGFPKESDMSLENSVIKLKLPPDSSGAVLVKNLYLSCDPYMRNRMQESQGGYASSFTLGSPIAGYGVSKVMDSSHPKYKKDDLVWGITGWEEYSLIADPNSLFKIQDTDVPLSYYTGLLGMTGMTAYAGFFEVCSPKKGETVFISAASGAVGQLVGQFAKLMGCYVVGSAGSKDKVDLLKNKFGFDDAFNYKEEQDLNAALKKYFPEGIDIYFENVGGKMLDAVLLNMRVHGRIGVCGMISQYNLEKPEAVYNLTSLIGKQLHMQGFLVGNYYHLYPKFLDLVLPHIKEGKITYVEDIAEGLDSAPGALIGLFSGRNIGKQLVAVSHE from the exons ATGGCAGATGAAGTGGGGAACAAGCAGATTATATTGAAGCACTACATCAAAGGCTTCCCGAAAGAATCCGATATGTCACTCGAAAACTCAGTTATCAAGCTCAAGCTTCCCCCAGATTCTTCCGGCGCCGTTTTGGTCAAGAATCTTTATTTGTCTTGCGACCCTTACATGCGTAATCGAATGCAGGAATCCCAAGGAGGCTACGCTAGCTCCTTCACTCTAGGCTCT CCTATTGCGGGATATGGAGTGTCCAAAGTAATGGATTCTTCACATCCCAAGTACAAGAAGGATGACTTGGTCTGGGGAATCACTGGATGGGAGGAGTACTCCCTCATCGCTGATCCAAATTCACTGTTTAAAATCCAAGACACAGATGTGCCACTTTCCTACTATACGGGACTTCTTG GTATGACTGGCATGACTGCTTACGCTGGTTTTTTCGAGGTTTGCTCTCCCAAGAAGGGAGAAACCGTGTTCATTTCAGCTGCATCTGGAGCTGTAGGGCAGCTTGTTGGCCAATTTGCAAAGTTAATGGGATGCTATGTTGTTGGAAGTGCAGGAAGCAAAGACAAG GTTGATCTTTTGAAGAACAAATTTGGTTTTGATGATGCATTTAATTACAAAGAAGAACAAGACTTGAATGCTGCTTTGAAAAA GTACTTCCCTGAAGGCATAGATATATACTTTGAAAATGTGGGAGGGAAGATGCTTGATGCAGTGTTACTCAACATGAGAGTCCATGGCCGCATAGGCGTATGTGGGATGATCTCACAATACAATCTCGAGAAGCCTGAAGCCGTTTATAATTTGACGAGTTTGATAGGAAAACAACTCCATATGCAAGGATTTCTCGTTGGCAATTACTACCACCTATACCCGAAATTTCTTGATTTGGTTCTGCCTCATATAAAGGAAGGAAAGATCACGTATGTAGAAGACATAGCCGAAGGACTTGATAGCGCACCAGGAGCTCTAATTGGACTCTTCTCAGGTCGTAATATCGGGAAGCAGCTTGTTGCTGTGTCTCATGAGTAG
- the LOC140835093 gene encoding 6,7-dimethyl-8-ribityllumazine synthase, chloroplastic-like isoform X3: protein MASFGYLLPPTSRINFTDLQKSLAICSPYCCNYNKLTSFTAAPAAYSLRLGFEFPIEKPRKKDYILHTLAVRQLTGSLTSAEGLRFAIVVWVPGSFEIGVVAEKLGKSQKYQAIVCIGAVIRGDTSHYDAVANSTASGVLSAGLNSGVPCIFGVLTCESMEQALNRAGGKSGNKGAEAALTAIEMASLFEHHLKF, encoded by the exons ATGGCATCGTTTGGTTATCTTCTCCCACCTACTTCTCGCATCAATTTCACAGATCTTCAGAAATCTCTCGCCATTTGTTCCCCATACTGCTGCAACTATAATAAGCTCACAAGTTTTACTGCTGCGCCTGCTGCTTATTCCCTTCGCCTAG GTTTTGAATTCCCTATTGAGAAGCCGAGGAAGAAAGATTATATTTTGCATACATTGGCTGTTCGGCAGTTGACTGGATCACTTACCTCTGCCGAGGGTCTCCGTTTTGCTATC GTTGTTTGGGTTCCTGGTAGTTTTGAAATTGGCGTGGTTGCTGAGAAACTTGGAAAATCACAAAAATACCAAGCAATCGTGTGTATTGGAGCTGTG ATTAGAGGTGATACCTCCCACTATGACGCTGTGGCTAATTCTACTGCTTCTGGAGTATTATCAGCTGGTCTAAATTCAG GCGTGCCTTGCATATTTGGTGTTTTGACGTGTGAGAGCATGGAGCAG GCATTAAACCGAGCCGGTGGTAAGTCGGGAAATAAAGGTGCTGAAGCAGCTTTAACAGCT ATTGAGATGGCATCTTTATTCGAGCATCATCTCAAATTTTGA